A genomic window from Colletotrichum destructivum chromosome 7, complete sequence includes:
- a CDS encoding Putative S-adenosyl-L-methionine-dependent methyltransferase superfamily: protein MSTSPNPVTESTGVAGSNAPAAGPAQGPITIDPNIEANGDDESEAETRSIVSSSTASLADSITEYRRLHGRTYTQKVDYWGPNDEKQNEGLDINHYCMTMFLGDKLFLSPVGKTSHMVLDVGTGTGIWAIDFADEFPSAEVIGVDVSPIQPGWVPPNCKFQIDDIEQPWTWPADYFDFIHIRNLEGCVSDWQAVYEQAYRCTKPGGYIEVKEHDIQIRSQIQDLGDKHIYNTWIKALLDAIAKLGKVGLQCRDHGIAKNLEAAGFVDVVENKWPVPVGPWANNPLLKEVGICSLQFMDQSLEGFGTFLLKEVMGWEYAEILVAASEVRKALKDPRLQTVFDLHLVYARKPGAGADSGADTES, encoded by the exons ATGTCTACATCTCCGAACCCAGTTACAGAGTCAACCGGGGTAGCCGGCAGCAATGCCCCTGCTGCTGGACCTGCCCAAGGGCCAATCACAATT GACCCCAATATTGAAGCCAACGGTGACGATGAGTCTGAGGCGGAGACAAGAAG TATTGTTTCCTCATCTACTGCTTCCTTGGCCGACAGCATTACTGAGTACCGTCGTCTCCATGGGCGAACGTACACTCAAAAGGTAGACTATTGGGGGCCCAACGACGAAAAGCAAAATGAGGGGCTCGATATCAA CCATTATTGTATGACCATGTTCCTCGGTGATAAGCTGTTCCTCTCTCCGGTTGGCAAGACTTCGCAC ATGGTTCTTGATGTGGGCACCGGAACTGGTATTTGGGCCAT CGATTTCGCCGACGAGTTTCCATCCGCCGAGGTgatcggcgtcgacgtctcGCCGATCCAGCCTGGTTGGGTCCCGCCGAACTGCAAGTTCCAAATTGACGACATTGAACAACCATGGACGTGGCCAGCGGACTACTTTGACTTCATCCACATCCGAAACCTCGAAGGCTGTGTGTCCGACTGGCAAGCGGTTTACGAACAAGCTTATCGATGCACCAAGCCCGGCGGTTACATTGAGGTCAAGGAGCACGACATCCAGATACGCTCTCAAATCCAGGATCTTGGCGACAAGCACATCTACAATACTTGGATTAAAGCCTTGCTCGATGCAATCGCCAAGCTCGGCAAGGTTGGATTGCAATGCCGTGATCATGGTATAGCCAAAAATCTCGAGGCGGCTGGGttcgtcgatgtcgtcgagaacAAGTGGCCGGTCCCGGTTGGGCCATGGGCCAACAACCCCCTCCTGAAAGAAGTCGGCATTTGCTCCCTCCAGTTTATGGATCAGTCCCTGGAGGGGTTCGGAACCTTTCTTTTGAAGGAGGTGATGGGATGGGAGTATGCCGAGATCCTGGTCGCCGCCAGCGAAGTTCGTAAAGCGCTCAAAGACCCCCGTCTGCAGACGGTATTCGATTT GCATCTTGTGTACGCGCGCAAGCCGGGAGCGGGGGCAGACAGCGGAGCTGATACCGAGAGTTGA
- a CDS encoding Putative tannase/feruloyl esterase, alpha/Beta hydrolase, with product MLAPFALPLFVLLGPALASFREDCLALTPQSIVANSTGRELAFVTSGTDLVFPEQDAACNRASQVVRADLCRVAMNLTTSARSEVVTEVWLPEKWNGRLVTVAGGGLDGCVHYEDMAYATAHGFAAVGTNNGHAGTTGIQFLNNDDVVIDFSWRALHVGVVAGKQLLQSMYKRPATGSYFLGCSLGGRQGIKAADMFPEDFDGVVAGAPAIDFNNLYSHRASYLPQTGAADSKDFIAPAVWKTTIHSEVLRQCDAIDGAEDGIIEDPALCNFDPGALLCRGNATAADGTGCLSSKQVEIVRGIFAPTKDAQGNVFWPGMNPGSEINTADGLYNGKPWANSQNWFRYAVYNDPSWDASGYRLEKDGVFAEQKNPGDIRTHPSDLSAFKNRGGKLLMYHGQQDHQITSFRTPMFYDRLSRGMGLSTAEMDQFARFFRISGLSHCTTGPGAWLIGQGGAGGNAAAIADNLPFYGTHNVLAAIVDWVEGGVAPDTITGTKFVNDTVALGVDFQRRHCRYPRRNVFKGDGFDPKNADSWTCTCS from the exons ATGCTGGCGCCCTTCGCTTTGCCCTTGTTTGTCCTCCTGGGGCCGGCACTTGCGTCATTTCGGGAGGACTGTCTCGCTCTCACGCCCCAGTCGATAGTGGCCAACTCGACCGGCCGAGAGCTAGCGTTCGTCACGTCCGGCACCGACCTTGTCTTTCCAGAGCAGGATGCCGCCTGCAACCGGGCAAGCCAGGTTGTCAGGGCGGACCTCTGCCGGGTTGCCATGAACCTGACAacctcggccaggtcggAGGTGGTGACGGAGGTGTGGTTACCGGAGAAGTGGAACGGCCGTCTGGTGACTGTTGCCGGAGGGGGGCTCGATGGCT GCGTTCACTACGAGGATATGGCGTACGCCACCGCTCATGGGTTCGCAGCCGTTGGTACGAACAACGGACACGCGGGGACAACCGGAATCCAGTTCCTGaacaacgacgacgtggtGATTGACTTTTCCTGGAGAGC ACTACACGTGGGAGTCGTTGCAGGCAAACAGCTCCTGCAGTCCATGTACAAGCGACCGGCGACAGGCTCATACTTCTTGGGCTGCTCGCTCGGCGGGCGTCAGGGCATCAAAGCCGCAGACATGTTCCCCGAAGACtttgacggcgtcgtcgccggcgcccccGCCATCGACTTCAACAACCTCTACTCCCACAGGGCCAGCTACCTGCCGCAGACCGGTGCCGCGGACTCAAAGGACTTCATCGCCCCGGCGGtctggaagacgacgatcCACAGCGAGGTCCTCAGGCAATGtgacgccatcgacggcgcggaAGACGGCATCATCGAGGATCCGGCCTTGTGCAACTTCGATCCCGGAGCCCTGCTGTGCCGCGGcaacgccaccgccgccgacggcaccggcTGCCTTTCGAGCAAGCAAGTCGAAATCGTGAGAGGGATTTTCGCCCCGACAAAGGACGCCCAGGGAAACGTGTTCTGGCCGGGCATGAACCCCGGCAGCGAGATCAACACCGCAGACGGGCTGTACAACGGCAAGCCCTGGGCGAACTCGCAGAACTGGTTCCGGTACGCCGTGTACAACGACCCGAGCTGGGATGCCTCCGGCTACAggctcgagaaggacggcgTCTTCGCCGAGCAGAAGAACCCCGGCGACATCAGGACGCACCCGAGCGACCTCTCGGCCTTCAAGAACAGAGGTGGGAAACTTCTCATGTACCACGGCCAGCAGGACCACCAGATCACGAGCTTCCGCACTCCCATGTTCTACGACCGCCTGTCCCGGGGCATGGGCCTGAGCACGGCTGAGATGGACCAGTTTGCCCGCTTCTTCCGCATATCGGGGCTGTCCCACTGCACGACGGGACCCGGGGCCTGGCTCATCGGCCAGGGGGGCGCCGGGGGCAACGCCgcggccatcgccgacaaccTGCCCTTCTACGGGACGCACAACGTCCTCGCTGCCATCGTGGACtgggtcgagggcggcgtcgctcCGGACACCATAACGGGGACCAAGTTCGTCAACGACACGGTCGCTTTGGGCGTGGATTTTCAGCGCCGGCACTGCAGGTACCCGCGGCGGAACGTCTTCAAGGGGGATGGCTTCGACCCCAAGAACGCCGACAGTTGGACATGCACATGCAGTTAG
- a CDS encoding Putative PA domain, peptidase M28, PA domain superfamily, with protein sequence MKTAAALAAALFALRSFATDPLTADKAEADIKTNELERNLWNLNKIARDNGGNRAFGLPGYKASSDYILERVQGRFHKQLDTKLQYFNHTFSQTRQLQVTGPDGEDVYVVSLQYNHPTALPGGNTAPLIDTPVDDARGSGCFADQWEGIDATGKLALVKRGVCAIADKLKLAKAAGAVGVILYNQTPGRNIGSATLSAENLGLLVPVGLIPLEDATAWRERLAAGETLEVNLLVDAVWGERETWNIISETKEGDPNNVIVLGAHLDSVQAGPGVNDDGSGTSALLEIAGSFKKYTGFKNKVRFIWWGAEESGLVGSLYYTAQLSEAEADAIRFYWNYDMIGSINPVYNVYLGDNPGDKFGAQPIHDYIAAQGKPAAFGGFGSSSDYVGFLQLGIPSSGIFTGAGAPTDPCYHLACDNLDNINWDAITINTKAAARVAADFANELPAGLPRRANTTPARRSRDAIRREFQKWALASEQASIAKSCSHGEHNIY encoded by the exons GCTTGAGCGCAACCTCTGGAACCTGAACAAGATCGCCCGtgacaacggcggcaaccGTGCCTTTGGCCTGCCCGGCTACAAGGCCTCGTCCGACTACATCCTCGAGCGTGTCCAGGGCCGCTTCCACAAGCAGCTCGACACCAAGCTGCAGTACTTCAACCACACCTTCTCCCAGACCCGTCAGCTCCAGGTCACCGGtcccgacggcgaggatgtctACGTTGTGAGCCTCCAGTACAACCACCCGACCGCCCTGCCCGGCGGCAACACGGCGCCGCTCATCGACACCCCCGTTGATGATGCCCGAG GCTCCGGCTGCTTTGCCGACCAGTGGGAGGGCATCGACGCCACCGGCAAGCTCGCCCTCGTGAAGCGTGGCGTCtgcgccatcgccgacaagctcaagctggccaaggccgccggcgccgtcggcgtcatcctCTACAACCAGACCCCCGGCCGCAACATCGGCTCGGCCACCCTCAGCGCCGAGAACCTGGGCCTGCTGGTGCCCGTCGGCCTCATCccgctcgaggacgccacCGCCTGGCGGgagcgcctcgccgccggcgagaccCTCGAGgtcaacctcctcgtcgacgccgtctggGGCGAGCGCGAGACGTGGAACATCATctccgagaccaaggagggCGACCCCAACAACGTCATCGTCCTGGGCGCCCATCTCGACAGCGTCCAGGCCGGCCCCggcgtcaacgacgacggcagcggcaccTCGGCCCTGCTCGAGATCGCCGGCTCCTTCAAGAAGTACACCGGCTTCAAGAACAAGGTCCGCTTCATCTGGTggggcgccgaggagagcggcctcgtcggctccCTCTACTACACCGCCCAGCtgtccgaggccgaggccgacgccatccgcTTCTACTGGAACTACGACATGATCGGCTCCATCAACCCGGTCTACAACGTCTACCTCGGCGACAACCCGGGCGACAAGTTCGGCGCCCAGCCCATCCACGACTACATCGCCGCCCAGGGCAAGCCCGCCGCgttcggcggcttcggctcCAGCTCCGACTACGTCGGCTTCCTCCAGCTCGGcatcccctcctccggcatcttcaccggcgccggcgccccgACCGACCCCTGCTACCACCTCGCCTgcgacaacctcgacaacatcaactgggacgccatcaccatcaacaccaaggccgccgcccgcgtcgccgccgacttcGCTAACGAGCTgcccgccggcctgcccCGCCGCGCCAACACCACCCCCgcccgccgcagccgcgaCGCCATCCGCCGCGAGTTCCAGAAGTGGGCGCTCGCCTCCGAGCAGGCCTCCATCGCCAAGAGCTGCTCCCACGGTGAGCACAACATCTACTAG